CGGCGCGACCCGCAAGGCGCTGTGGCGGCTGCACGACGGTGCGCTGGTGGAGAGCGTGCTGATGGGCTACCCGGACCGGGTGACCGTCTGCATTTCCAGCCAGGCGGGCTGTGGCATGGCCTGCCCGTTCTGCGCGACCGGCCAGGCCGGGCTGACCCGCAACCTGTCCACGGCCGAGATCGTCGACCAGGCGGTCTACATGGCCGGGGTGGCGGCCTCCGGCGTGGTCGCCGGCTCCCCGCCGCGGCTGTCGCGCGTCGTCTTCATGGGCATGGGCGAGCCAATGGCCAACTACTCCCGGGTCATCGCCGCCATCCGTCGCCTGGTCAGCCCGGCTCCGGAAGGGCTCGGCCTGTCCCAGCGGCACATCACCGTTTCCACGGTCGGCCTGGTTCCGGCCATCCGCCGACTGGCCAGCGAAGACCTCTCTGTGACCCTTGCGCTGTCGTTGCACGCGCCCGATGATGATCTGCGCGACGAACTCGTGCCGGTAAACCAGCGCTGGAAGGTAGCCGAGGTGCTGGACGCAGCGTGGGACTACGCCGCCCGGACGGGCCGTCGCGTGTCGATCGAGTACGCGATGATCAAGGACGTGAACGACCAGCCGTGGCGAGCCGACCTGCTTGGGCGGCTGCTGGCCGGCAAATTGGCCCACGTGAACCTCATCCCGCTCAATCCGACGCCGGGCAGCCGCTGGGACGCGAGCCCGAAGCCGGTTGAGCGGGAGTTCGTCCGGCGGTTGCGCGACGCCGGGGTGTCCACGACAGTACGAGACACCCGAGGTCGCGAGATCGACGGCGCATGTGGCCAGCTCGCCGCCGCCCAGGACAACGACACCAACACCGACCGCGCCGGAGAGGCACCGGCGTGACCGGGCGTGGCGAACGAGACCAGGAGACATAGTGGCGAGTCAGGGTCAGCGTTTCCGGCGCAAGGCGCTCCGCCGGGGATACAAGGTCGACGAGGTGGATGCCTTCCTCGACCGGGTCGAGGCGACACTCGACGGCCGACAGGTCGGCGCGCCGGTGGCCTCCCAGGAGGTCCACGACGTCGTCTTCCGGGTCCGGTTCAACGGCTACGACGAGTGGCAGGTCGACCTGCACCTGGACCG
The window above is part of the Micromonospora sp. LH3U1 genome. Proteins encoded here:
- the rlmN gene encoding 23S rRNA (adenine(2503)-C(2))-methyltransferase RlmN, producing the protein MTSLPLIPAISVAPAARRASMPPQHLADLDLAGRQALVTELGEPAFRAKQVSNHYFGRLVRDPQAMTDLPAATRERLSSQLLPTLLTPVRELACDDGATRKALWRLHDGALVESVLMGYPDRVTVCISSQAGCGMACPFCATGQAGLTRNLSTAEIVDQAVYMAGVAASGVVAGSPPRLSRVVFMGMGEPMANYSRVIAAIRRLVSPAPEGLGLSQRHITVSTVGLVPAIRRLASEDLSVTLALSLHAPDDDLRDELVPVNQRWKVAEVLDAAWDYAARTGRRVSIEYAMIKDVNDQPWRADLLGRLLAGKLAHVNLIPLNPTPGSRWDASPKPVEREFVRRLRDAGVSTTVRDTRGREIDGACGQLAAAQDNDTNTDRAGEAPA